The Mycolicibacterium boenickei genome has a segment encoding these proteins:
- a CDS encoding sulfate/molybdate ABC transporter ATP-binding protein, with product MTDAIVVRGANKHYGEFAALDNIDFEVPSGSLTALLGPSGSGKSTLLRAIAGLDQPDTGTITINGRDVTGVPPQRRGIGFVFQHYAAFKHLTVRDNVAFGLKIRKRPKAEVKEKVDNLLEVVGLAGFQTRYPNQLSGGQRQRMALARALAVDPQVLLLDEPFGALDAKVRDDLRTWLRRLHDEVHVTTVLVTHDQAEALDVADRIAVLNKGRIEQVGSPTVVYDEPANAFVMSFLGAVSELNGILVRPHDIRVGRNPELAVAAGDGTAEATGVLRATIDRIVMLGFEVRVELTSAATHVPFTAQITRGDAEALGLREGDTVYVRATRVPQIAGGVQIPRDSESSNDSEKSSDEDEALTVR from the coding sequence ATGACCGACGCGATCGTGGTTCGGGGCGCCAACAAGCATTACGGCGAGTTCGCAGCGCTCGACAACATCGACTTCGAGGTGCCGTCAGGTTCACTGACCGCGCTGCTCGGCCCTAGTGGCTCGGGCAAGTCCACCCTGCTGCGCGCCATCGCGGGCCTGGACCAGCCCGACACCGGGACCATCACCATCAACGGGCGTGATGTCACCGGGGTACCGCCGCAGCGCCGCGGTATCGGGTTCGTGTTCCAGCACTACGCGGCGTTCAAGCACCTGACGGTGCGCGACAACGTGGCATTCGGCCTCAAGATCCGCAAGCGCCCCAAGGCCGAGGTCAAGGAGAAGGTCGACAACCTGCTCGAGGTGGTGGGGTTGGCCGGTTTCCAGACCCGTTATCCCAACCAGCTCTCGGGCGGCCAGCGTCAGCGGATGGCCCTGGCGCGCGCCTTGGCGGTGGACCCGCAGGTGCTGCTGCTCGACGAGCCGTTCGGGGCGCTGGACGCCAAGGTGCGTGACGACCTGCGTACCTGGTTGCGCCGCTTGCACGACGAGGTCCATGTGACCACGGTGTTGGTGACGCACGACCAGGCCGAGGCGCTGGATGTGGCCGATCGGATCGCGGTGCTCAACAAGGGCCGGATCGAACAGGTCGGCTCGCCGACCGTCGTATACGACGAGCCTGCGAACGCGTTCGTGATGTCGTTCCTGGGGGCGGTCTCGGAGCTGAACGGAATCCTGGTGCGGCCGCATGACATTCGGGTCGGCCGTAATCCGGAGCTGGCCGTCGCCGCCGGCGATGGCACCGCCGAGGCCACCGGGGTGCTGCGGGCCACCATCGACCGAATCGTGATGCTGGGCTTCGAGGTGCGGGTCGAACTGACCAGTGCCGCAACCCATGTGCCGTTCACCGCACAGATCACCCGAGGGGACGCCGAGGCGCTGGGGTTGCGCGAGGGCGACACGGTCTATGTGCGTGCGACGCGCGTTCCGCAGATCGCCGGGGGAGTGCAGATTCCGAGGGACTCGGAATCGTCGAACGATTCCGAGAAGAGCAGTGACGAGGACGAGGCGCTGACCGTCCGCTGA
- a CDS encoding sulfate ABC transporter substrate-binding protein yields MPIYKSHVSRFWRTATVLATTGVLAVGCGGGASDVAGGDQGAAGADTTLTLVAYAVPEPGWSKIIPAFAATEEGKGVAVRTSYGASGDQSRAVADGKPADIVNFSVEPDVTRLVKADKVADDWSAGNTKGIPFGSVVSLVVRKGNPKGIKDWDDLLQPGLEVVTPSPLSSGSAKWNLLAPYAAKSNGGKDSAAGLDFVNKLVTEHVKTRPGSGREATDVFLQGTGDVLISYENEAINVERQGKDVEHVNPPQTFKIENPVAVVKTSAHADKAKALVNFLLTAEGQKIWAEAGFRPVDPAVAADFAKDFPTPEKLWTIADLGGWKEVDPALFDKENGSITKIYKQATG; encoded by the coding sequence GTGCCCATTTACAAGTCCCATGTCAGCAGGTTCTGGCGAACCGCCACCGTCCTGGCCACCACCGGCGTCCTCGCCGTCGGCTGCGGCGGCGGCGCGAGTGACGTCGCCGGAGGCGATCAGGGTGCGGCGGGTGCCGACACCACGCTGACGCTTGTGGCCTACGCAGTGCCCGAACCCGGCTGGAGCAAGATCATCCCGGCATTTGCCGCCACCGAGGAGGGCAAGGGCGTCGCGGTGCGGACGTCGTACGGTGCCTCCGGCGACCAGTCCCGTGCGGTGGCCGACGGCAAGCCGGCCGACATCGTCAACTTCTCGGTCGAGCCCGACGTCACCCGGTTGGTCAAGGCCGACAAGGTGGCCGACGACTGGAGCGCGGGCAACACGAAGGGCATCCCGTTCGGTTCTGTGGTGTCATTAGTGGTGCGCAAGGGTAACCCCAAGGGCATCAAAGACTGGGATGACCTGCTGCAGCCCGGGCTCGAGGTGGTCACCCCGAGTCCGCTGAGTTCGGGTTCGGCCAAGTGGAACCTGCTGGCGCCGTACGCCGCAAAGAGCAACGGCGGCAAGGACTCCGCGGCCGGTCTGGACTTCGTCAACAAGCTGGTCACCGAGCACGTCAAGACCCGCCCCGGTTCGGGCCGGGAGGCCACCGACGTGTTCCTGCAGGGCACCGGCGACGTGCTGATCAGCTACGAGAACGAGGCGATCAACGTCGAGCGGCAGGGCAAGGACGTCGAGCACGTCAACCCGCCGCAGACCTTCAAGATCGAGAACCCCGTGGCGGTCGTCAAGACCAGCGCCCACGCCGACAAGGCCAAGGCCCTGGTGAACTTCCTGCTCACCGCCGAGGGGCAGAAGATCTGGGCCGAGGCCGGATTCCGGCCGGTCGATCCCGCGGTGGCGGCGGACTTCGCCAAGGACTTCCCGACGCCGGAGAAGCTGTGGACGATCGCTGATCTGGGCGGATGGAAAGAGGTCGACCCGGCGTTGTTCGACAAGGAGAACGGCTCGATCACCAAGATCTACAAGCAGGCGACTGGATGA
- a CDS encoding glycoside hydrolase family 15 protein: MVLQHTEPTDVVAALDKTADTPKAPEAPLTVTAPVPYSSGGALRNPFPPIADYGFLSDCENTCLISSAGSVEWLCVPRPDSPSVFGAILDRSAGHFRLGPYGVTVPAARRYLPGSLILETTWQTHTGWLIVRDALVMGPWHDIETRSRTHRRTPMDWDAEHILLRTVRCVSGTVELVMNCEPAFDYHRVSASWEYSGPAYGEAIARASRNPDSHPTLRLTTNLRIGIEGREARARTRLTEGDNVFVALSWSKHPAPQTYDEAAEKMWKTSESWRQWINIGDFPDHPWRSYLQRSALTLKGLTYSPTGALLAAPTTSLPETPHGERNWDYRYSWIRDSTFALWGLYTLGLDREADDFFSFIADVSGANNGERHPLQVMYGVGGERSLVEEELHHLSGYDNARPVRIGNGAYNQMQHDIWGTMLDSVYLHAKSREQIPEALWPVLKNQVEEAIKHWKEPDRGIWEVRGEPQHFTSSKIMCWVALDRGSKLAELQGEKSYAQQWRATAEEIKADILARGVDSRGVLTQRYGDDALDASLLLAVLTRFLPSDDPRVRATVLAIADELTEDGLVLRYRVEETDDGLSGEEGTFTICSFWLVSALVEIGEVSRAKHLLERLLSFASPLHLYAEEIEPRTGRHLGNFPQAFTHLALINAVVHVIRAEEESDSSGVFQPANAPM; encoded by the coding sequence ATGGTTCTGCAACACACCGAGCCCACGGATGTCGTCGCGGCACTCGACAAGACAGCTGACACGCCCAAGGCACCCGAGGCGCCGTTGACGGTGACCGCCCCGGTGCCGTACTCGTCGGGCGGGGCGCTACGGAACCCGTTCCCGCCGATCGCCGACTACGGCTTCCTGTCCGACTGCGAGAACACCTGCCTGATCTCCTCGGCCGGTTCGGTGGAGTGGCTGTGTGTCCCCCGGCCGGACTCCCCCAGCGTTTTCGGGGCGATCCTGGACCGCAGCGCGGGCCACTTCCGGCTCGGCCCCTACGGCGTGACCGTTCCGGCGGCGCGCCGCTACCTGCCGGGCAGCCTGATCCTGGAAACGACCTGGCAGACCCACACCGGGTGGCTGATCGTGCGCGACGCGCTCGTGATGGGCCCGTGGCACGACATCGAGACCCGCTCCCGCACGCACCGGCGCACCCCCATGGACTGGGACGCCGAGCACATCCTGCTGCGCACCGTCCGCTGCGTCAGCGGCACCGTCGAACTCGTGATGAACTGCGAGCCGGCGTTCGACTACCACCGGGTCAGCGCGTCGTGGGAGTACTCCGGCCCGGCGTACGGCGAGGCCATCGCCCGCGCCAGCCGCAACCCGGATTCGCACCCCACGCTGCGGCTCACCACCAACCTGCGCATCGGCATCGAGGGCCGCGAGGCCCGCGCGCGCACCCGGCTCACCGAGGGCGACAACGTGTTCGTCGCGCTGAGCTGGTCCAAGCACCCGGCCCCGCAGACCTACGACGAGGCCGCCGAGAAGATGTGGAAGACCAGCGAGTCCTGGCGGCAGTGGATCAACATCGGCGACTTCCCCGACCACCCGTGGCGGTCGTACCTGCAGCGCAGCGCACTGACCCTGAAAGGGCTGACCTACTCGCCGACCGGCGCCCTGCTGGCCGCACCCACCACATCGCTGCCGGAAACGCCGCACGGCGAACGCAACTGGGACTACCGCTACTCGTGGATCCGCGACTCCACGTTCGCGCTGTGGGGTTTGTACACGCTCGGGCTGGACCGGGAAGCCGACGATTTCTTCTCGTTCATCGCCGATGTCTCCGGCGCGAACAACGGGGAACGGCACCCGCTGCAGGTGATGTACGGGGTCGGAGGCGAACGCAGCCTGGTCGAGGAAGAACTGCACCACCTGTCCGGTTACGACAACGCCCGGCCCGTGCGCATCGGCAACGGCGCCTACAACCAGATGCAGCACGACATCTGGGGCACGATGCTCGATTCGGTTTACCTGCACGCCAAGTCGCGCGAGCAGATTCCCGAGGCGCTGTGGCCGGTGCTGAAGAACCAGGTCGAAGAGGCGATCAAGCATTGGAAGGAGCCCGACCGCGGCATCTGGGAGGTGCGCGGCGAACCGCAGCACTTCACCTCCAGCAAGATCATGTGCTGGGTGGCGCTGGACCGCGGTTCGAAGCTGGCCGAGCTGCAGGGTGAGAAGAGCTACGCGCAGCAGTGGCGCGCCACGGCCGAGGAGATCAAGGCCGACATCCTGGCCCGTGGCGTCGATTCCCGTGGCGTGCTGACCCAGCGCTACGGCGACGACGCGCTGGACGCGTCGCTGCTGCTGGCGGTTCTGACGCGGTTCCTGCCCTCGGATGATCCGCGGGTGCGGGCCACCGTGCTGGCGATCGCCGACGAGCTCACCGAGGACGGCCTGGTGCTGCGCTATCGCGTCGAGGAGACCGACGACGGCCTGTCCGGCGAAGAGGGCACCTTCACGATCTGTTCGTTCTGGCTGGTGTCCGCCCTCGTCGAGATCGGTGAGGTGAGCCGGGCCAAGCATCTGCTGGAGCGATTGTTGTCGTTCGCCAGCCCGCTGCATCTGTACGCCGAGGAGATCGAGCCGCGGACGGGCCGGCACCTGGGCAACTTCCCGCAGGCGTTCACCCACCTGGCCCTGATCAACGCCGTGGTGCACGTGATCCGGGCCGAGGAGGAGTCCGACAGTTCCGGGGTGTTCCAGCCGGCCAACGCGCCGATGTAG
- a CDS encoding family 2A encapsulin nanocompartment shell protein — MTSAQNESQALGDLAARQLANATKTVPQLSTITPRFLLHLLSWVPVEAGIYRVNRVVNPDQVAIHSEEGAGTEEPLPETYVDYETSPREYTLRSISTLLDVHTRVSDLYSSPHDQVAQQLRLTIETIKERQEFELVNNPEYGLLSQVTPEQTIQTLRGTPTPDDLDSLITKVWKTPAFFLTNPLGVAAFGREATRRGVPPPVVSLFGAQFITWRGIPIVPSDKVPVTDGKTKFILVRTGEERQGVVGLFQPGLVGEQAPGLSVRFTGINRSAIASYLVTLYSSLAVLTDDALAVLEDVGVDHFHEYK; from the coding sequence GTGACGTCCGCGCAGAACGAATCACAGGCACTCGGCGATCTTGCCGCCCGGCAGCTGGCGAATGCGACCAAGACCGTTCCCCAGCTGTCCACCATCACCCCTCGGTTCCTGCTGCACCTGCTGAGCTGGGTCCCGGTCGAGGCGGGCATCTACCGGGTGAACCGGGTGGTCAACCCCGATCAGGTGGCGATCCACTCGGAGGAAGGTGCAGGCACCGAAGAGCCGCTGCCCGAGACCTACGTGGACTACGAGACCAGTCCGCGCGAGTACACCCTGCGCTCGATCTCGACATTGCTCGACGTGCACACTCGGGTGTCCGACCTGTACTCCAGCCCGCACGATCAGGTGGCCCAGCAGTTGCGGCTGACCATCGAGACGATCAAGGAACGCCAGGAGTTCGAGCTGGTCAACAACCCCGAGTACGGGTTGCTGTCGCAGGTGACGCCCGAGCAGACCATCCAGACCCTGCGCGGCACCCCCACCCCCGACGACCTGGACTCGCTGATCACCAAGGTGTGGAAGACCCCGGCGTTCTTCCTGACCAATCCGCTCGGGGTGGCGGCGTTCGGCCGTGAAGCCACCCGCCGCGGCGTCCCGCCGCCAGTCGTCAGCCTGTTCGGCGCTCAGTTCATCACCTGGCGCGGCATCCCGATCGTGCCGTCGGACAAGGTCCCGGTGACCGACGGCAAGACCAAGTTCATCCTGGTGCGTACCGGTGAGGAGCGTCAGGGTGTCGTCGGTCTGTTCCAGCCGGGACTGGTCGGCGAGCAGGCCCCGGGCCTGTCGGTGCGCTTCACCGGCATCAACCGGTCGGCCATCGCGTCCTACCTGGTGACCCTGTACTCGTCGCTGGCGGTGCTCACCGACGACGCGCTGGCGGTCCTCGAGGACGTCGGAGTGGACCACTTCCATGAGTACAAGTGA
- a CDS encoding Ms4533A family Cys-rich leader peptide, translating into MHSASGKTESHVLALIAVGSCAVADVACCR; encoded by the coding sequence ATGCATTCAGCGTCCGGCAAGACCGAGAGCCATGTCTTGGCTCTCATTGCCGTGGGTTCATGCGCTGTTGCAGACGTCGCCTGTTGTCGCTGA
- the cysW gene encoding sulfate ABC transporter permease subunit CysW — protein sequence MTLSPAVRYLLRFLALAYVAVLVVVPVGLILWRTFSPGVGAFFASVGTPAAVSALQLSLLVVAIVVPLNVLFGVPTALVLARNRFRGKSALQAVIDLPFAVSPVVVGVALILLWGSAGLLGFVENNLGFKIIFGFPGIVLASIFVTVPFVIREVEPVLHEIGTDQEEAAATLGSTWWQTFWRITLPSIRWGLTYGIVLTIARTLGEFGAVIMVSSNLPGTSQTLTLLVADRYNRGTAESVYGAYAISTLLMVVAVIVLVVQVILDRRRTKAAQ from the coding sequence ATGACGCTCTCACCGGCGGTGCGTTACCTGTTGCGCTTTCTGGCACTGGCCTACGTGGCGGTGCTGGTGGTGGTCCCGGTCGGGTTGATCCTGTGGCGGACCTTCAGCCCGGGGGTCGGCGCGTTCTTCGCATCGGTGGGTACCCCGGCGGCCGTCTCGGCGCTGCAGTTGTCGTTGCTGGTCGTGGCGATCGTCGTTCCGCTGAATGTGTTGTTCGGCGTTCCCACGGCGCTGGTGTTGGCGCGCAACCGGTTCCGCGGCAAGAGTGCCCTGCAGGCGGTCATCGACCTGCCGTTCGCGGTGTCGCCGGTGGTGGTCGGTGTCGCGCTGATCCTGCTGTGGGGTTCGGCCGGGTTGCTCGGCTTCGTCGAGAACAACCTCGGGTTCAAGATCATCTTCGGGTTCCCCGGCATCGTGCTGGCGAGCATCTTCGTCACGGTGCCGTTCGTGATCCGTGAGGTCGAGCCGGTGTTGCACGAGATCGGAACCGACCAGGAGGAAGCCGCCGCGACCCTGGGATCGACGTGGTGGCAGACGTTCTGGCGAATCACACTGCCGTCGATCCGGTGGGGTCTGACCTACGGCATCGTGCTGACCATCGCCCGCACGCTCGGTGAGTTCGGTGCGGTGATCATGGTGTCGTCGAATCTGCCGGGCACCTCCCAGACATTGACCCTGTTGGTGGCCGACCGCTACAACCGCGGCACCGCCGAATCGGTGTACGGGGCGTACGCCATCTCGACTTTGCTCATGGTTGTCGCCGTGATCGTCCTGGTCGTCCAGGTGATCCTCGATCGACGCCGAACCAAGGCCGCGCAGTAG
- a CDS encoding metal-sensitive transcriptional regulator, with the protein MICDEESIAAILNRLRRAQGQLSGVITMIEQGRDCKDVVTQLAAVSRALDRAGFKIVATGLRECITGESDEPMDVAELEKLFLTLA; encoded by the coding sequence ATGATCTGCGACGAAGAGTCGATCGCCGCCATCCTCAACCGGCTGCGCCGCGCTCAGGGACAACTCTCGGGCGTCATCACCATGATCGAGCAGGGTCGCGACTGCAAGGACGTCGTCACCCAGCTCGCCGCGGTGTCGCGCGCACTGGACCGGGCCGGATTCAAGATCGTGGCAACCGGCCTGCGCGAATGCATCACCGGCGAGAGCGACGAACCGATGGATGTCGCCGAGCTGGAGAAGTTGTTCCTCACCCTGGCGTGA
- a CDS encoding thioester domain-containing protein yields the protein MSVLSFDDSRVELPVDSQGASGPVAVRTRIRPRRADPAPMTRYRGGTYSHTVDTVVFTDGTSARTDLIRLNPNVEAYSLDFAGIAPTRPSRYQAATWSAVRNLRARSYEAEVDWIVRNSFPTLGTAELSRRMRAAGVPLGAANLAEHEAIAATQAAIWLFTNGLALDNRPRNEPTRAHPDADGIVFEFDGAPQLGGYTVELESTAAVSLVLQKSHDGVRWEDVAASGLNVAAGRGTHRRTLGVGSTVSSTRPGRGAQGYRYYRLAVLSDRDALVRITDIRFWLNGSGTFANSDRVVHLYNYLTAGARAARRATTPPALAAEDAVVEAGLIGPFRLRATDTAALAVSDGAVVDRHGRELSGPVEPGDEFFLRAPAGVDQVVLTVRVPATPDGFGGRVITGIADDGASGLTPVVLVTPAQLEVEFDVQFDAAWSGQLTRSA from the coding sequence ATGTCTGTCCTGTCTTTTGATGATTCCCGCGTCGAACTCCCGGTGGATTCCCAGGGAGCGTCCGGTCCGGTCGCCGTGCGCACCCGGATCCGTCCGCGCCGGGCCGATCCGGCGCCGATGACGCGGTACCGCGGTGGCACCTATTCGCACACCGTGGACACCGTGGTGTTCACCGACGGCACCTCGGCGCGCACCGACCTGATCAGGCTGAATCCCAATGTGGAGGCCTACTCGCTGGACTTCGCCGGGATCGCGCCCACCCGGCCGTCGCGGTATCAGGCCGCCACCTGGTCGGCGGTGCGCAACCTGCGTGCCCGCTCGTATGAGGCCGAGGTGGACTGGATCGTCCGCAACTCGTTTCCGACTCTCGGCACGGCTGAACTGAGCCGCCGGATGCGGGCGGCCGGGGTGCCGCTGGGCGCGGCCAACCTGGCCGAACACGAGGCCATCGCGGCCACTCAGGCAGCCATCTGGTTGTTCACCAACGGGCTGGCGCTGGACAACCGGCCGCGCAACGAACCGACGAGGGCGCACCCCGACGCCGACGGGATCGTGTTCGAGTTCGACGGGGCACCCCAGCTGGGCGGCTACACGGTCGAACTGGAATCGACCGCCGCGGTGTCGTTGGTGCTGCAGAAGTCGCACGACGGCGTGCGGTGGGAGGACGTGGCGGCCTCGGGACTCAATGTCGCGGCCGGACGGGGCACGCATCGCCGGACCCTCGGGGTCGGCAGCACCGTGTCCTCGACCCGGCCCGGCCGCGGTGCGCAGGGTTACCGGTACTACCGGCTGGCCGTCCTGTCCGACCGTGACGCACTGGTGCGGATCACCGATATCCGGTTCTGGCTCAACGGATCCGGCACGTTCGCCAACTCCGACCGGGTGGTACATCTGTACAACTATCTGACCGCCGGGGCCCGCGCGGCCCGGCGCGCCACCACGCCTCCCGCGTTGGCCGCCGAGGACGCCGTGGTCGAGGCGGGGTTGATCGGGCCGTTCCGGTTGCGGGCCACCGACACCGCGGCGCTCGCGGTGTCAGACGGGGCGGTCGTCGATCGCCACGGCCGGGAGCTGAGCGGCCCGGTCGAACCGGGCGACGAGTTCTTCCTGCGGGCGCCTGCGGGCGTCGATCAGGTCGTGCTGACCGTGCGCGTCCCGGCCACCCCTGACGGCTTCGGCGGGCGCGTGATCACCGGAATCGCCGACGATGGCGCGAGCGGACTCACTCCGGTGGTGCTGGTGACCCCGGCTCAGCTGGAGGTCGAGTTCGACGTCCAGTTCGACGCCGCATGGTCGGGCCAGCTGACCCGCAGCGCCTGA
- the cysT gene encoding sulfate ABC transporter permease subunit CysT — protein MTSVAQTDAAEPASAAPAPGDSAPGARPGRYGSTSLRVGAASIWLSVIVLLPLAAILWQAAGGGWNAFWLAVTSNAAVESFRVTLTISAGVTVVNLVFGLIVAWVLTRDDFPGKRLVDSVIDLPFALPTIVASLVMLALYGPASPVGLHLQHTKWGVGVALLFVTLPFVVRSVQPVLLELDRDVEEAAASLGANTFTILTKIILPALLPSLLSGAGLAFSRAIGEFGSVVLIGGAVPGETEVSSQWIRTLIENDDRTGAAAISIVLLVISFVVLFVLRAVGSRAAKREELSA, from the coding sequence ATGACATCTGTAGCCCAGACCGATGCAGCCGAGCCCGCTTCGGCTGCGCCCGCGCCGGGGGATTCCGCCCCCGGCGCGCGGCCCGGCCGCTACGGCAGTACCTCACTGCGCGTGGGTGCCGCCTCGATCTGGTTGAGCGTCATCGTGCTGCTGCCGCTGGCCGCGATCCTGTGGCAGGCGGCAGGCGGCGGATGGAACGCGTTCTGGCTGGCCGTCACCTCCAATGCGGCGGTGGAATCGTTCCGTGTCACCCTGACCATCTCGGCGGGCGTCACCGTGGTGAACCTTGTCTTCGGGCTGATCGTGGCCTGGGTGCTGACTCGCGATGACTTCCCCGGCAAGCGGCTGGTCGACTCGGTGATCGACCTGCCATTCGCCCTGCCGACCATCGTCGCGAGCCTGGTCATGCTGGCGCTGTACGGCCCGGCCAGCCCGGTCGGGCTGCACCTGCAGCACACCAAATGGGGTGTCGGGGTCGCGCTGCTGTTCGTCACGCTGCCGTTCGTGGTGCGCTCGGTGCAGCCGGTGCTGTTGGAACTGGACCGGGATGTGGAGGAGGCCGCGGCATCGCTGGGCGCCAACACCTTCACCATCCTGACCAAGATCATCCTGCCGGCGTTGCTGCCGTCCCTCCTGTCCGGCGCGGGGCTCGCGTTCTCCCGTGCCATCGGAGAATTCGGCTCGGTGGTGCTGATCGGTGGTGCGGTGCCTGGCGAGACCGAGGTGTCATCGCAGTGGATCAGGACGTTGATCGAGAACGATGACCGCACCGGCGCCGCCGCGATCTCAATTGTGCTGCTGGTGATCTCGTTCGTCGTGCTGTTCGTGCTGCGCGCGGTGGGTTCGCGGGCGGCCAAGCGTGAGGAGCTCTCGGCATGA
- a CDS encoding family 2A encapsulin nanocompartment cargo protein cysteine desulfurase, with the protein MSTSEFRSLDAESDLPISAAELAALATQLYATSIRPGPDSPPSATQVAPRGVAPDTTSAASAGSAAAGLAHPATPAEFVAVPEVFVPAPTSPEPEGIPGVVPVAPRGSAASPIAPIGGLEAFAVPTGLVPTVPGVLASAPPSAPVAPRGSAPTWPGAVPEVPNLGWSDAPAVSEDAGSYYFLRPPAEPIAAEPVPAARDDHEIFDVNAIRADFPILRETVNGKPLIWFDNAATTQKPQSVIDRLAYFYAHENSNIHRAAHELAARATDAYEDAREAVRRFIGASKAEEIIFVRGTTEAINLVAYAWGGKHLGPGDEIVITHLEHHANIVPWQLISQQTGAVLKVAPVDDAGNLLLSEFEDLLGPRTKLVAATQVSNALGTVTPVKTIVELGHRYGARVLIDGAQSIPHIPIDVAELGADFFVFSGHKIYGPTGIGALYGREDVLAETPPWQGGGNMIADVTLDRSLYQGPPNKYEAGTGNIADAVGLGEALRYVERVGIERIAAYEHALLEYATPRLAAIPGVRLVGTADEKASVLSFVLAGHEPLEVGKALNAEGIAVRAGHHCAQPILRRLGLEATVRPSFAFYNTFEEIDVFIDAVRRIAEGSP; encoded by the coding sequence ATGAGTACAAGTGAGTTCCGCTCGCTAGACGCCGAAAGCGACCTTCCGATCAGCGCGGCCGAGCTGGCCGCGCTGGCAACCCAGCTGTACGCGACCAGCATCCGGCCGGGACCCGACAGCCCGCCGTCGGCCACGCAGGTCGCTCCGCGCGGGGTAGCACCGGACACCACCTCGGCGGCGTCGGCGGGCTCAGCCGCGGCCGGCCTGGCACATCCGGCGACGCCGGCCGAATTCGTGGCGGTGCCAGAGGTTTTCGTACCGGCACCGACGTCTCCTGAGCCGGAGGGCATTCCGGGCGTGGTCCCGGTAGCGCCCCGCGGTAGTGCGGCCAGTCCCATCGCGCCCATCGGTGGACTGGAGGCGTTCGCCGTCCCCACCGGCCTGGTCCCGACGGTGCCGGGCGTGCTGGCAAGCGCTCCCCCGTCGGCGCCGGTGGCACCCCGCGGATCGGCTCCAACCTGGCCGGGCGCGGTTCCGGAAGTACCGAATCTCGGGTGGTCGGATGCGCCCGCGGTATCTGAGGACGCGGGAAGCTACTACTTCCTGCGACCTCCCGCCGAACCTATTGCGGCCGAACCCGTCCCGGCAGCGCGGGATGACCACGAGATCTTCGACGTCAACGCCATCCGCGCGGACTTCCCGATCCTGCGGGAGACCGTCAACGGCAAACCGCTGATCTGGTTCGACAACGCAGCCACCACCCAGAAGCCACAGTCGGTCATCGATCGGCTGGCCTACTTCTATGCGCACGAGAACTCCAACATCCACCGGGCCGCACACGAATTGGCGGCTCGGGCTACCGATGCCTACGAGGACGCGCGCGAGGCGGTGCGCCGCTTCATCGGGGCATCGAAGGCCGAGGAGATCATCTTCGTCCGCGGTACCACCGAGGCGATCAATCTGGTGGCCTATGCGTGGGGTGGCAAGCATCTGGGCCCGGGCGACGAGATCGTCATCACCCATCTGGAACACCACGCCAACATCGTTCCGTGGCAGCTGATCTCGCAGCAGACTGGCGCGGTGCTGAAGGTGGCGCCGGTGGACGACGCTGGCAACCTGTTGCTCAGCGAGTTCGAGGACCTGCTCGGGCCGCGGACCAAACTCGTTGCCGCCACCCAGGTGTCCAATGCGCTGGGTACCGTGACCCCGGTCAAGACCATCGTCGAGCTCGGGCACCGGTACGGGGCGCGGGTGCTGATCGACGGGGCGCAGTCCATTCCACACATCCCGATCGACGTGGCCGAGCTCGGGGCCGACTTCTTCGTGTTCTCCGGGCACAAGATCTACGGCCCCACCGGAATCGGTGCCCTGTACGGCCGTGAGGACGTGCTCGCCGAGACCCCGCCGTGGCAGGGCGGCGGCAACATGATCGCCGACGTCACTCTCGACCGGTCGCTGTATCAGGGCCCGCCGAACAAGTACGAGGCCGGCACCGGCAACATCGCCGACGCCGTCGGGCTCGGTGAGGCGCTGCGCTACGTGGAGCGCGTCGGTATCGAACGCATCGCGGCGTACGAACACGCGCTGCTGGAGTACGCCACCCCACGGCTGGCGGCCATCCCGGGCGTACGACTGGTCGGCACCGCCGACGAGAAGGCCAGCGTGCTGTCCTTCGTGCTGGCCGGGCACGAGCCGCTGGAGGTGGGCAAGGCGCTCAACGCCGAGGGCATCGCGGTGCGGGCCGGGCATCACTGCGCCCAGCCGATCCTGCGCCGCCTCGGCCTGGAGGCGACCGTGCGGCCGTCCTTCGCGTTCTACAACACCTTCGAGGAGATCGACGTGTTCATCGACGCGGTCCGGCGGATCGCCGAGGGCTCACCCTAA